TCGATGCCAATGCCGTTCACGGCTCCGATGCCCCCGAAACAGCCGCTCGGGAGATCGCCTTTTACTTTACCGATGAGGAACTGTGTCCCCGTTGACGATACCCACCCGCACCAGCTCCAATCCAGGGGCTGGTGCGGGCCTTGAACAGCTGGCCGAACCCATAGCGATGCCCGCCACCCCCACGGTCGCTCCTTCCACCATCGACCTGCTGGGAATGAGCCGCCAGGAGCTGGCTGATCTGTTTGTTTCCTGGGGAGAAAAGCCTTTTCGAAGCAAACAGCTCTGGCGCTGGCTCTACGTGCGACTGGCCGGGGAAGTGGCGGCTATGACCGATCTCTCCAAGGGGTTTCGGGAGCGACTGGCGGCCAGCATTGTCCCCCTCAGGCCCGAAATACGTTCCCATGCGATCTCCCGGGACGGCACCCAAAAATGGCTGCTGGCCTTTGGTGATGGGGAGCGGGTGGAGGCGGTCCACATTCCCGAGGTCAATCGGGGGACGCTCTGTATCTCCTCCCAGGCGGGCTGTTCCCTCTCCTGCCCCTTCTGCCGCACCGGTACCTATGGGCTTTCCCGCAATCTGACCGCCTCGGAAATTGTCTCCCAGGTGGTGTTTGCCCGTTCGGAACTGGGCCCCCAGGAGCGCCGGGTCACCAACGTGGTGCTGATGGGCATGGGAGAGCCTCTCTACAACTATGATGCGGTGGTCA
The Magnetococcales bacterium DNA segment above includes these coding regions:
- the rlmN gene encoding 23S rRNA (adenine(2503)-C(2))-methyltransferase RlmN, encoding MPATPTVAPSTIDLLGMSRQELADLFVSWGEKPFRSKQLWRWLYVRLAGEVAAMTDLSKGFRERLAASIVPLRPEIRSHAISRDGTQKWLLAFGDGERVEAVHIPEVNRGTLCISSQAGCSLSCPFCRTGTYGLSRNLTASEIVSQVVFARSELGPQERRVTNVVLMGMGEPLYNYDAVVKGVGILMDPNGLAIGSRKITLSTAGVAPRLVRVGHDLGVNLAISLHSVRDSVRDRLVPLNQKYNLAELKQAAWNYPLKGGRRITWEYLLLDGVNDGVEDARELADYLEGIPSKINLIAFNPWPGSSFSPSPPEAVERFQQVLWDRKLVTVMRESRGGDIAAACGQLLPEKEAS